The stretch of DNA TTCTCACCATGTATGGCGCATTTGCCTTCGCCATGTTCGCTCTGTTTATCGCGACTGAGCGTCGCCGTGCTCCGTGGTCAATGGCATCGAACGGCCGGGTCCTCTCCGACACCAAACTGGCCAGGGCAGCATTGTGGCTCAGCGACATGGCTCCTCGATTTCTGGCCGTCGTCGTCCCCCTCTTTCTTGTCTTTAATGTTTTCTTGCCGGGTCAGGTACCGATGGATGTCGGATACGCCGCACTGAGTCTCTTTGGGATTGTCATTGCCGGAATGTGGTTCATGCCACAATATCGCTCCCACTTCGTGCGGGGAGGGTTGTATGTCGGCAGTGCCTTTCTCATGTACATGGGGGAGCAATCCGACATACCTGACATCTGGCCGGTCTATGTCACGAAAAATTCGCTCTTGGCCCTTATTGCGCTTCTCGTCTTAATAAGCATGCGCTTCAGTCGCGGCAATCGATTTCAGACCACCCCATTGGACTACCTCATGGTGTTTTTCGCCTTGATCGTCCCCTTGCTGCCGGAAATGCGCGCAGATATGCCGACGCTGAGCATCCTCGCCGCCAAGTTGATCGTCTTATACTTCTCGTTCGAGCTCTTGCTTCATACGTTCGTCGATCGAGTGAAACAATTCGGATTCCTGTCTTTATGGATCCTATTTGGACTGGGAGTGAGAGCATGGCTATAGATTCACGACAACCAGTGCATCGTATGATCCCGATGACCGGCCTATGGCCTTCCTCCTTCAAGCCTTGCGCGGCCATGGTCACGCTGGCCTTGCTACTCACGTTATCGGCCTGTGGAGGGCCTCAGGAGCGGAAGGCGCAATATCGAAGCAAGGCGCAGGACTATATCCAGGCCGGCAACTTCCCGAAGGCACGAGTCGCCCTCCGCAACGTGCTGAAGATCGATCCTAAGGATGCGGACGCCTACTTCCTTGTGGCGCAGGTCGAGGAAAAGGAAAAAAACTGGCGCAATGCGGTCGCCAACTACCAGCAAGTCATCGAGATCGTACCGGACCACAAAGAGGCCCTCATTGTCTTGGCCAAGTATTATCTCGAAGCCAAACTGGTGGATGAGGTGGGACGAGCCGCGGACAAGGTTCTGGAAAAACACCCGCAAGACCCGCAGGCTCAGGCATTGAAGATCGCCTTGCTCGCGCAGCAGGACAAGATGGATCAGGCGAGGGTCCGAGCGGAGGCGTTGAGCAAACAATACCCGACCGAGCCGGATGTCGCCATTCTCCTGGCCACGTTGTATGGCCAGATGCGCCGCTTGCAAGAGGCCAGGGCGACGTTGCAACGTGCGCTTCAGGCGCATCCGCATCACCTGGATCTCTTGCGCAATCTGAAAACCATCCTCGACGAAGCCCACGACGACAAGGGCACCGAACAGGTTTTGCGTCAGATGATTCAGGAAGAACCCACGCTCTATGACCCTCGGCTGACACTGGCTCGCTTTTTCGACCAGCGCCACGCAACTGACCAGGCCGAAGGGGTGCTGCGCGAAGCGTTAACGGTGTTCCCCGAGAACGAACAGGCCTGGTTGGCCCTGGCTGACTTTTTGAGTATACGTCAGGGAAAGGACGCAGCGCAGGTCGCACTCCGACAAGCTGCTAAGCAGCTGCCCTATTCCACTCAAATACCGTTCGCACGAGCCGCGCTGTATGAGTCCCATAATGATCTCGCGGAAGCGAAACGGGTGTATGAAACGCTTGCGAAGGACTACGATAAAAAGCCGGCGGGGTTGGATGCCCAGGTCAAAATCGCGCAACTCGACTTCAACGCCGGGCGTCAGACAGAAGCCGAGGGACGACTGTCGGAAGTATTGCGGCAAAATCCGCGTTCGGCCCAAGGATTGATCTTGCAGGGAAAGGTGGCTTTGATCGGACAAAACGGGAAAGGGGCGGTGCAGGCATTTCGAACCGTCCTTCGTGATCAGCCGGAACTTGCCCATGTGCATCACCTCCTCGGCCAAGCGTATCTTATGATAGGGGACTCGGCGTTGGCCCGCGAAAGTTTCGAACGGGCCGTGGCACTCCAACCCGGACTGGTAGAGGCGGGATTGGGGCTAGTGAGAATGGACAATCGGAGTGGGCAATCGCGACGCGCCAGGGTACGCCTGAAGGACATCCTGCACTCTCACCCCGACCATCGGCAAGCGATGGAGCTCTTGTTTGGCTTAGACCTTGCGGACGGCGATTGGAATCATGCCGCATCAATTCTGAGCCGTCTACGGCAATTGGAGGGAGAAAGCGCCGCTCTCCTTATGGCGGAGGGCAAGTTATACGAGAGCCAAAAAGACTTTGCCCGTGCCATCGCCGCCTATGAGCGAGCGGTGATCATGGCAGCCGATGCGCAGGAGCCCCTGGTAGCCGTCGTCCAACTTGATCTTCACAATAAACAGCCTGAGCGTGCGAGACGCCGCCTGGAGGCCATCATTGCCGCTCATCCCAATCATCCGTACGCCCACGGCTTGATGGGAGAGGTGTTGTCCCTCATCGGACGACAGGATTCGGCCAGGGGCCACTTTAATGAGGCGACCAGAATCAATCCAACCTGGGTCACTCCTTGGCTCGATTCGGCGACTCTCTCGCTTTCACAGGGACAGGCGGACAGCGCGATTCGAACGTTGAAAGAAGGCTTGTCCGCAAACCCATCCAGTGAAGAGTTGCACATGTTGCTCGCCTCGGTGTTGGCAAGCCAAGGGCAGGTCGATGAGGCCATCATGGCCTATGACGCGGTGCTGCGCATGAATCCGCGCAATATTTTCTCGGCGAACAATCTCGCGTCGCTGCTAGCAGATCACAAAAGCGATGCGCCAAACTTGGAGCGTGCGTTTTTATTGAGCCGTGAATTCGAAAAAGATGCTCCACACCCGCTGTTTCTCGATACGTTGGCGTGGGTGCGGCTAAAAATGGGGCATCTCGAAGATGCACTTCGCATTATGCGGCAAGCAGTTGTGAAAGCCCCGGATCTCCCGATCCTCAATTATCACCTCGGCGCGGCACTCTATCAGTCAGGCCGCAATGTCGAAGCCAAGGTGTATCTCGCGAAAGCGCTGAAGAGCACAGAACAATTCCAAGGCCGACGTGAAGCGCAACAGTTGCTCGCCAGGACGAGCGGATAGGAGTCGTGAACCATGCCGTGCAGTTTTCAGATCGTTCAGAGAATCGCGTTCGGATTGATCATCGGGCTGTGCCTGACCTCCACTGTGAGCTGCCAATACGCTGACGTGCGCAGCACATCTCAGGAGGCACCGACTGCCGACCAGGGGTATCAACTCGGCCCCGAAGATGTGCTCCTCATTTCCGTCTGGAAAGACGAGCACTTGACGAGAGAGGTCGTCGTCCGGCCGGATGGCATGATTTCATTTCCCTTGGTTGGAGATGTGGCGGCTGAAGGGCGAACGGTGGAGGAGCTGCGCATAGACCTCGCCAAACGATTGATCAAATATATTCCTGCGGTCAACATCACGGTGGCCGTCATCAAACCGTTGAGTTACAAGGTGTATGTGGTCGGGAGAGTGGCGAAACCCGGTGAGTTCCTCGTCGGTCACTATACCGATGTGCTCCA from Nitrospira sp. encodes:
- a CDS encoding tetratricopeptide repeat protein, coding for MAIDSRQPVHRMIPMTGLWPSSFKPCAAMVTLALLLTLSACGGPQERKAQYRSKAQDYIQAGNFPKARVALRNVLKIDPKDADAYFLVAQVEEKEKNWRNAVANYQQVIEIVPDHKEALIVLAKYYLEAKLVDEVGRAADKVLEKHPQDPQAQALKIALLAQQDKMDQARVRAEALSKQYPTEPDVAILLATLYGQMRRLQEARATLQRALQAHPHHLDLLRNLKTILDEAHDDKGTEQVLRQMIQEEPTLYDPRLTLARFFDQRHATDQAEGVLREALTVFPENEQAWLALADFLSIRQGKDAAQVALRQAAKQLPYSTQIPFARAALYESHNDLAEAKRVYETLAKDYDKKPAGLDAQVKIAQLDFNAGRQTEAEGRLSEVLRQNPRSAQGLILQGKVALIGQNGKGAVQAFRTVLRDQPELAHVHHLLGQAYLMIGDSALARESFERAVALQPGLVEAGLGLVRMDNRSGQSRRARVRLKDILHSHPDHRQAMELLFGLDLADGDWNHAASILSRLRQLEGESAALLMAEGKLYESQKDFARAIAAYERAVIMAADAQEPLVAVVQLDLHNKQPERARRRLEAIIAAHPNHPYAHGLMGEVLSLIGRQDSARGHFNEATRINPTWVTPWLDSATLSLSQGQADSAIRTLKEGLSANPSSEELHMLLASVLASQGQVDEAIMAYDAVLRMNPRNIFSANNLASLLADHKSDAPNLERAFLLSREFEKDAPHPLFLDTLAWVRLKMGHLEDALRIMRQAVVKAPDLPILNYHLGAALYQSGRNVEAKVYLAKALKSTEQFQGRREAQQLLARTSG
- a CDS encoding polysaccharide biosynthesis/export family protein gives rise to the protein MPCSFQIVQRIAFGLIIGLCLTSTVSCQYADVRSTSQEAPTADQGYQLGPEDVLLISVWKDEHLTREVVVRPDGMISFPLVGDVAAEGRTVEELRIDLAKRLIKYIPAVNITVAVIKPLSYKVYVVGRVAKPGEFLVGHYTDVLQALSLAGGLTPFAAENDIKVVRRVMGQQQTFPFRYGDVRKGTDLEQNIILQRGDVVMVP